Part of the Candidatus Nanoarchaeia archaeon genome, AAGATTTAGATTAATTGATATACTCCAACAATACACCGATGATTGGGTAGACAGGTTTGCCATGCGAAATATTCCAGAGGAAACATCAATAGATGATGTTTATGAAAAAATGCAAGATTTACACAGAAAAAAAATGATTTCAGCGTATAGCGCGCAAAAGAGGTATACTGCTTTTATTAAAAAACATCCTGAATCCAAAGCATATGCAAGATTCGTATCTGAAGCTATGGAATATAATGAAGAATTAAGGTTATTAAGAAGTCAATCTATATTTGATTTTATCCAGGGTAGCAGATATTATGGCAAACAACCCTTTGCTGAATTTTTAGACGTCTTGGCTACTCGGCAAAAAAGGATAGCACGCTTATATGGAGGTAAAATACATGTCCCTATTAAAACAGATTAGAGCAGAGCAAAGTGTCAAAACATTCTTTCAAAATGAGTGGGATGATGAAAAGCATTGGATACACTGCCAATGTGTTGTTGATGCTTGTTTAGGTATGATCAAAAACACTGATTTAGATCCTGTAGTTTTTATACTGGCTGGCTGGTTACATGATCTGGGTAAGATTATCGATAAAGAAAATCATCATAAAGAAAGTATAAAATTTGTGACGAAGTTTATTAATCAATATCCCGAGTATAAAGATTATTTAAGTTTAATAGAGGACTGTATTATAAATCATAGAAGTGAAGGCGTTCCCGCAAGTGTATATGCACACATTTTCCAATTAGCAGATAAAGTTGCAGTATCTAATCATGATTGGATAGAATACAAAAAGAAAAAAAGATAATTTATCTCCACTTCTCTTATTTTTCTTGATGGCTTACTTTGTTCGCATGAACGAAACGGCCGCCCCGCCTCTAGACTACCCTCTCGGCTTCGCTTCAATTTGATGTAATAAACGAAGTCAGCTCTGCAATGCACTGCTTCTCACGAAAACCTATGGTCAGGCTATACGATGTGATCAGGATGCCTAATGCGACAATAGCTATGAGAACATAGGAAAACGCCTGCATCTGGGCTTTGGGCATGCAGTTTAAGGCAGAAGCATTCTATAAAAATGTTGCTGTGGGTTTAGGCGAACTGGCCTGTATCTTATTACCTCTTTTAAGTAGTTAAAATAGAAAGATTTATATATGGGGATATGCCTTATACTCCAGTATGGCGATTCACGTTAAAAGACTCCCTTTGTATGTTGCATTAGCTGCTTCCATGCTCAGCGGATGCGCCGCCCCAACCAGAGTCGAGCAGCCCGCATCGCTAGAATCAACAATAGCCCAAGAGCAGGATATTCAGAAAGCAGCCAGAGCATTTCAGGAGTATGCAAGAAAAGGCTGCATGGATGATTTTGAGAAAAGAATCCTGAGCGACGCTGCTAAGAAAGCTGGGTATGAAAGCTATCAAAAAGCCATGGAAGATAAGCTATTTGTCGATGATTTCCTGAACTCCCTTCAGCGCTGGTCTCCTGTTCCCCCCTACTGATACGCTATGCAGAACGGTCTGCCTTCATTTGTTTGCGATCCTGGTATGCAATATTCCTCAATCTTATTGCAACAGATACTAAAACTCCTCTCTTCATCTGTTATTCCATATCTCCGGTTAGCTGAGGGGCATTCGATCTCAGTTTCAGGGCTGCAGCCTCCGCTGCATATTGGGAAACCATTAGTATGGAGGCATCTTGCGCCTGCGCTGCAGCAAAGCGTCACACCCCTAACATCAACTCCATGCCCCCCTTCTTTTCCCGAGCAGGTTACTGGAGTCTGGCATCTCTCATTGGGGTCATTCGGATCAAGATCACTGCAGACTGGAGTTCCATAGGCAGGCTCGCCGAAGCAGGTTTGATCAGTCCTGCAACAGCGCGCATATTCTAAAAACTGCTTTCCTCTATCCCCTGCTGCGCTTCCCTGGATTCCTTTGCATTTGCTCTGGCAATTCGATGCGGCGTTGCAAAGAACCCCCCTCCAGCCAAATCCGAACACCGTGATTTCAGCCTCATAAGGGGTTTCTCCAGGATTGCAGCATTTCTCATCCTTTCTCGGATATCTGGACATGGCAGAGTGACGACTTGGATCATAGCCAAATGCAGCATAAGTGCCTCCGCTCCTTGTGCAGCAGTCCCTGAGATCAGCGCATCCGATATCGCTTCCATGCTCACTGCTATGTTCTGCTGCAAGGCCAATAAATGACGAAGAGGGTTCCTCCTGCAATCGTATGATGACAACAGCTCCGAAAAGGAACGCTGCCAGGAGAATAAGCTTGGCTGTCTGCTGCTTCATCTTGGTTGTTTTAGTCCTATTTGTATTAATTTTTCTTTTGTCCGCAAGTATGTGTTTTGCAGGGATCGATCCGTTGAGACAAATCCTCCTCATCGCAATGCATCAAGTCTTCCAACCAGTGCATCAAACACTTCTTTCTTCTTGCCTGTTGATAAAGAAAACAGCGTCTTTTCAATCATTGCATGAGAAATAGTAAAAATATAATTGAGTTTTATGATGCTGTCTTTTATCGCTCCCTCTTTCTTCGTTACAGAAACGCCTTTCATTCCAGTGTTGCTCGTGATTCCGGCAACAACGACGTTGCCAAATTCTTCAAACAGAACAAGGGCAGGCCGTTTCTTTATCTCAAAGGTATCGGTAAATTGGATATCTGCAAGAACCACATCGCCTGATTTAAGCACGTTCCCATGCCTCATCTTCGGCGTTATCCCATAACTCTCTCATCTTGGGCTGCTGGATTTTATGCAAAAACTCGTCATACTGGTTTCCCTTCCTTGCAGTGTCGAAGACTTTGAGCATCTGCTTGATCAGCTCATTATACGTCTGCCGGGGGTATTCCCGTACCGCCTTCAGAGACTTAACGGTGGACTTGTCTATTTGTATCGTTGTCGGTGCAATTATGTATCACCTATAGGAGAATATAGCCCATTATATATAAAGCCACCGATTTTTTGCTGTTTTTGATCCGTCTCCTCTCTCCAAAGACGGCCTGGCTCCTGGGTGCGGTTTCACTTGCTGAAGAGCCACATCATTAGTACTCCCTATATAGTAGTTAAAATAGAAACATTTATATAGGCAAACCTATCTTATACCTTCCTATGGAAACCCCGGACAGAAGGCAATTCTTGAGTACTCTCATAAAGGCAGCTCCCGCTGTTGCTGGCATTGCAGGCTTGGCTGCATGCTCAGGGATTGAAACAAAAAGAACCGAAGAGAAGAGAATACGGGAGGTTGTCCGGCGGGATCTCATGGAAGGCGGATTTTCTGATGCTGACAGAAAACTATTGGACTCTTATGGGTTTACTGCGTATGGATCCATGAAGCCTGAAGAGATTGAGCATGTTATCGATAGGATAGTGAGGGATTTCTACGGCCCTGATTCTACTTTAAATTTTGATTATATTGGGAATCCAAGGTAAGTTTCTCATTTGTGTCACACGCCTTTTTTCCTTAATCCTCTCTTCGAACACAGTTGGGCCTTCCATTTGAGGTTGCGCTTCCAGAAACACATACAGGAGTGTCTCTGCTGCAGCAGAGGAAGTATCCTTCATCGTCATCCATCGTCCCAAAATTTCTAGATTGGCGTGTGCCGCCATCAGGATCTGAGTCGCATCTTGTCTCGTCTCTTTGGCATCCTTTGTTGGGATCTCCTGTGCAAACCGCAGCTCCGGTATTATGGCTGCATCTCTCATCAGCATCGCAGCAAATATTTAAACCCCTGAAATCTGTCCTCAATATCCTCTTTTCCCCTTTGCAGGGATTCTTGCAATCACTTATATCCTGAGCGCAGACAGCAGCACCATGATTAGCTTCATTGCCACAGACATCGTCTATTCTGCAGCAGCGGTCAATTCCTCTATAAGCCTCTCTTCCCGGGCATTTCTTAGGGCATGCAGTGTCATCGGCAGCATTGCAGGAAGATAGCTTAACTCCTATAGATAACGATGAGCAGCTTTCTCCAGGATTGCAGCATTTCTCGTCCACTCCGTCGTTCTCATCCACTCTATCATCAGTGTAGGCACAGTATACTCCTCCTCCCTGCCTGCAGCAGCTTTGCAGATCAGCGCATGCTATATCGCTGCCATGCTCACTGCCATGTTCTGCTGCAAGGCCAACATACTGTGGCCCGGGCATCTGCTGCAACCGAACAAGGATAACAGCTCCAAGGAGGAATGCTGCCAAAAGGAGAAGCTTTGCTGTTTGTCTTTTCATCTTCCTTGTTCGAGAGTCCAGCTGTTAGGAACCCTCTTTTTTTGTTGGGCCCCATTACAAAAACCGAAGCCAACAAACTATCCTGACTGCCATTACGCGATGCAGCAGCAGGTATCCGCCTCTGCCCCTCCTGTGTTGCAGTAGGTTTGCGAAACATTTTGGCCTGCGTAGCAGTCATGGGAAGAGGAGTAGGGAAGCCCGCAGTTATCCGCGCACTTGTTCTCAGAATTTTCGCATGTTCCATCCCGCAAGCCGCTGTAGCCGCACCATCCTGAGCAGCTGTCCAGGAAAGCTTCCTCTCCTGCAGAGATGTTGATGCGGAGATTTCTATTTTCAGAAACTCCTTTGTTTCCGTTAAGGCTGTCATCCACACAGGAGATATTCCATGAATAATTGCCTTTCAGCAAAGGCATAATAATGCTTTGGGAAGCATTCTCAACAATAGGCGCGCTTGCAATGCTCCAGGACAAGGTGGAATTTGCGTCCAGCAGCCCCCTCATATTGACGCTGCAGGAGGAGATCCCTGAAGAAGCATCAGTCACATTATAGATGAAGCTGACAAGCCAGTAGTTCCTGATGCTGTTATTTGCAGGCGCAATGCTTCTGACAACAGGAATGTCAAGGTCCTGGGAGAAATTTGTGGAAAACAATCTGGACAGGCTTCTGTTCTGGTTCCCCCAGACGTCAGTGCAGTTCACGCTCCAGAGATATGATCCTTTGTCAACAGGCTGGGTGAAATTCTGGGCAATGTCCCGTTCAACAGAATACGAGGTCTGCATGATGCTGGAATTGAATATCAGCCTGCAGTGGCTGATTGGAGAATGGTCTGTGACATTATACGAGAACACAACGCTTCCTGAAGTGTCTGCATAGCCATTCCCGGGAAACAAAAGCCTGATATTCGGAGGGATTGATTCATTTGTAGCATTCCCTGAAAGTCCGCAAAGGCTTAGATTAATGACATAGCTCATGACTGCTGAGCTCTGCATAACATTGTCAAATGGATCCATGCAGCGGATGTAGTAGGCATAGTCTCCTTCATCCTGGAATCCTAGGATATAGTCATGCGTCAAGGAGGAGCCGGCAAACGGAGTTGGCATTGAGCCGTAGCCTTGGTCTATTGAGGAAAACCTGCAGCCAGAGGGCTCATTCGTAAGCGCCTTCAGCGTAATATACCTGTTGCATACCAGGCCTGAAGGATCTGTCCAGGTTACCTGAGGAGCAATTGTATCATTTGCCGATCCTATCCTAACATACCCTGAATCAAGCATTTCAACCAGGATAGTATGCCTTCCAGGATTGATGGGGAAGCTTCCCACTAATGGGGCCTTTGTGTCTGCGAAGACGTCAGCAATGCCGCCATACTGTTTTACCTTCAGGGTTACGCTCTTGTTCTGCACAGAAACTGAGGTTACTCCTTTGGGCAGGTCAACCGTAACATAATGCCTTGTTCCCGGCCCGATTGAATAAACAGTATCCACAGTTCTGCCCAGGACCTCAACAGCATCCCCTGCCTTATTGGAGCTGAGTGCTGTTTCAGTCTCCCTCAGGCTGTAGAAGAACAACGGGATGACCATCACAAGCACAAGCCCTGCGATAATGATGTATTCGAAGCTGATCTGGGCTTTCATATCGATATCTATGTCTGCAGGATATTTAATTGTTGCTGTTTTGCTGGTAACATGGCAAGGTTGCTTTGTAGCGGTTGCCGCCGTGCTCAAAAATGCCTCGCATTTTTGGTCGCTCCTTCGGAGCAGCTCGGCTCTTCATGTTTTCAGCAAAGAGCGGCACCTCGCCCGTAAGGGACAACCCCCTCCGCTGCGCTTCCTTAAGTTTATAGAGCCTCGCAAAATTGGCAGCAACCCTAACCTGTATTATTGCTCCGCATAACTTTTCAATGCCCCAAACTGAAGGATATCTATAAATAATACTTCAGCTCAAAGGCCTTATGGACTGGCATCACAGGCTTGAGGAGCTTTTCCTTGGACTCCTGATAGCCTTGAATATCCTGGATTTTACCCACCAGCTTCCTGGCGATCTTGATATCCTGAAGAAGATCCTCTCCTGGGCCTCAGTTGTCTACCTCTTCTACAAGGCGAGCCTCACCACCATCTTGTTTGGAGAGGGGAATAAGGTTCTGGACTTCACTCTTGTTATGACCTACCTTTTCCTTGCCGCGAAAAACCTTATTTTTATTGCTGATCAGGCCTCATCGCTCTGGTTTGGAGCCTTCTTCAGCTTCCTGAGCCAGCATGCCTCAACAATCACTATTCTTTCAATCATGATAGGAGCGCTGCTGCTGCTCATCCATGCGGCAGTCCTGGCAGAGTGGAGCAGTCATATCGCTCCAGGGCCAGGGCTCCTGAAGAGATTCTTTGCGATCCTCCTTGCATTGTTTGCCTTCTTCGTTGTTGTCTTTAATTTTTTCATGGAGTGGATATCTCTATCTGTTGATGCCCCCCTCTTACTCATCACCCTCTTATTCTACTTTTTCACGCTCTATCAGCGCCAGTGGGAATTCTTCAGGCTGGACTCCTTCCTTTACAGGGTGGGAGAAGCCTCCACGAGGTTTTATGAGCAATTCACGGGGCTATTCTCAAACAGGCGCACCCTGATGCTCGGCCTGGCAGGCATGCTGGTGCTTCACCTCCTTGTTGATGGCGGCATCTATCTCATCCCCTACATCACCGGCCTTGAAAACCCCCTGTATGCAGAAATCCTTGGCCCTGGCCACAGCAGCATCCTCTCCCGATTCTCAGCAGATACAGCCTACGTGAGCGGCCCCATGAACCTTGTGCTCCTTATCTGGGCATACTTTTTTAATGTGGTGTTTCTCGCCTTTGTCCTTGGGGTTCCGGCATATCTTTGGTGGAGCGCCTATCGCAACAAGCATCCTCCCATCCCTCTCTGGCTTTTTGGCCTGTTCTTTGCATCCTTAGCGACGTTTGCCCTCAGCCCAATCTTCTCTATCAGCTCAATCTCCACAGACGCCATCGTGGGAAGCAGCCTTATAGGAGTTGATATCCAGACGCATCAGCTCTTTGGCGCCAGCATCCCTCCGCTGAAGACAGCATTCTTCGCCTCGCTTTTCTTTCTCGCAGCAGCCCCCCTAGTCAGCACCTACTGGCCTGCAGAAAAGAGGGTCCT contains:
- a CDS encoding type II toxin-antitoxin system PemK/MazF family toxin, whose protein sequence is MLKSGDVVLADIQFTDTFEIKKRPALVLFEEFGNVVVAGITSNTGMKGVSVTKKEGAIKDSIIKLNYIFTISHAMIEKTLFSLSTGKKKEVFDALVGRLDALR
- a CDS encoding HD domain-containing protein; this encodes MSLLKQIRAEQSVKTFFQNEWDDEKHWIHCQCVVDACLGMIKNTDLDPVVFILAGWLHDLGKIIDKENHHKESIKFVTKFINQYPEYKDYLSLIEDCIINHRSEGVPASVYAHIFQLADKVAVSNHDWIEYKKKKR